From the Caviibacter abscessus genome, one window contains:
- a CDS encoding M48 family metallopeptidase encodes MKDIKHQEEIAGYIIERKKVKNINLRIKTNGTIYISAPLNLDKYYIEQFINSKKEFIEKHVTRIKKYILVMGNLDTYKPHSYISFLGKKYKMEIISSNLNRIKLEENIIKIYTLYEDEKMLKDIVYSWYYKNAVKIFNERFEYYKNIMKEYEDIRLIIKLIKGKWGFCIPKKREIALNLELMKKSIMEIDSVIVHELSHLRYPNHSKDFYNYIDIYFKNYKEINKKLNYNV; translated from the coding sequence ATGAAGGATATAAAACATCAAGAAGAAATAGCTGGATATATCATTGAAAGAAAAAAAGTTAAAAATATAAATCTTAGAATAAAAACTAACGGAACTATCTATATATCAGCACCACTTAATTTAGATAAATACTATATAGAGCAGTTTATAAATTCAAAAAAAGAATTTATAGAAAAACATGTAACAAGAATAAAAAAATATATTTTGGTTATGGGAAACTTAGATACATATAAACCGCATTCATATATTTCTTTTTTAGGAAAAAAATATAAAATGGAAATTATTAGTTCTAATTTAAATAGAATAAAGTTAGAAGAGAATATTATAAAAATTTATACTTTGTATGAAGATGAGAAAATGCTTAAAGATATAGTATACAGTTGGTACTATAAAAACGCAGTAAAAATATTTAATGAAAGATTTGAATATTATAAAAACATAATGAAAGAATATGAAGATATTAGATTAATTATAAAACTAATAAAAGGTAAATGGGGTTTTTGCATTCCAAAGAAAAGAGAAATTGCATTAAATTTAGAGTTAATGAAAAAAAGTATTATGGAAATTGATAGTGTAATAGTCCATGAATTATCACATTTAAGATATCCAAATCATAGTAAAGATTTCTATAATTACATAGATATATATTTTAAAAATTATAAAGAAATAAATAAAAAATTAAATTACAATGTATAA
- a CDS encoding M24 family metallopeptidase, whose amino-acid sequence MEEWLKKVQNLLIELDIDGLILTDYFNKRYFSGFTGTTGQGLILKNKKYFYSDFRYVEQATEQTAPYGFEFVKISKNGIEKIAEHIKENNVKRLGFDDASMSYAQYKSLKKAFGDIEFVPASDTMLELRKYKSKEEIECLRKAAQITDIAFKETIKIIKEGMTEREIAAYLEYIQRINGADDKSFETIVASGYRSSMPHGVASDKKIKKNELITMDFGCYYKGYASDMTRTVFFGDEIPEEQKKLYDLVYAGQSLGIEMIKPGVIGKDVDQAVRDYFDANGEMAKYFGHSLGHSFGLEVHEPPYCSQIGNEALKPTMVMTVEPGLYLEGKYGVRIEDDLLVTEDGYEQLTKSPRELIMIKPE is encoded by the coding sequence ATGGAAGAATGGTTAAAAAAAGTTCAAAATTTATTAATAGAACTAGATATAGATGGATTAATTTTAACAGACTATTTTAATAAAAGATATTTTTCAGGATTTACAGGTACAACAGGACAAGGTCTTATATTAAAAAACAAAAAATACTTCTATTCAGATTTTAGATATGTAGAACAAGCAACAGAACAAACAGCTCCTTATGGATTTGAGTTTGTTAAAATATCAAAAAACGGTATAGAAAAAATAGCAGAACACATTAAGGAAAATAATGTAAAAAGACTAGGTTTTGATGATGCTTCTATGTCTTATGCACAATATAAGTCATTAAAAAAAGCATTTGGAGATATTGAATTTGTTCCCGCATCAGATACCATGTTAGAACTTAGAAAATATAAATCTAAAGAAGAAATAGAATGTTTAAGAAAAGCAGCACAAATCACTGATATTGCTTTCAAAGAAACAATAAAAATAATAAAAGAAGGTATGACTGAAAGAGAAATTGCAGCATATCTTGAATATATTCAAAGAATAAATGGTGCTGATGATAAATCATTTGAAACAATAGTTGCAAGTGGATACAGATCATCAATGCCACATGGTGTAGCAAGTGATAAAAAAATCAAGAAAAATGAGTTAATAACTATGGATTTTGGTTGCTATTATAAGGGGTATGCTTCTGATATGACAAGAACAGTCTTTTTTGGAGATGAAATACCAGAAGAACAAAAGAAATTATATGATTTAGTTTATGCAGGTCAATCACTTGGTATTGAAATGATAAAACCTGGAGTTATAGGCAAAGATGTAGATCAAGCAGTTAGAGATTATTTTGATGCTAATGGAGAAATGGCAAAATATTTTGGCCATAGTTTAGGACATAGCTTCGGACTTGAAGTTCATGAACCTCCATACTGCTCTCAAATTGGAAATGAAGCTTTAAAACCAACTATGGTTATGACTGTTGAACCTGGATTATACCTTGAAGGTAAATACGGAGTTAGAATTGAAGATGATCTATTAGTAACTGAAGACGGATATGAACAATTAACAAAATCTCCAAGAGAATTGATAATGATAAAACCTGAATAA